In the genome of Hyphobacterium sp. CCMP332, one region contains:
- a CDS encoding choice-of-anchor J domain-containing protein: MIKRLLLIGAVVGCFQFAGAQQRNCASDEVHERLLATDPDYAKRQAEINELTERYAQNPVKRLSGGQIIIPCIIQVVYANSQENISTAQIQSQIDRLNKDFSATNSDYNNVPSIFTSVRSGDTDIRFEILEIQRHSNSRSTWGTNDLVKQTYPPIEPDRILNMWVADIGGGILGYAQFPGGNPSTDGVVMSPQYFGDASVSGGGSFYLSAPFDRGRTATHEVGHWLNLRHIWGDGGCGVDDFVNDTPVAGNPNYGCPAPGTNSCSGGQSDMFMNYMDYVDDACMFMFSAGQDTRMQATFSSGGGREGFLLDPVYNPGGGGGSFTCESTVSSFPYSEGFESGLGGWVQSTSDDINWTRDANGTPSSSTGPSSASEGSYYLYVEASSPNYPSKVAIVESPCFDLSGETSASFDFDYHMYGSNMGTLALEASTDGNWSQVWSLSGNQGNSWASASVDLSSYLGETVKLRFKGTTGSSFRGDMTVDNLSLTTAGGGGGGGFTCGATENPGYSEGFESGLGNWTQASGDDFDWTRRSGGTPSNNTGPSGAYAGSFYMYVESSSPNYSNKVAIFESPCFDLSGTSSATFSFRYHMYGASTMGGLELQASTDGSNWSNVWSRSGNQGNSWLEANVDIGAYTGSDVKLRFVGTTGTTWQGDMAVDAVNLSSGGGGGGTTTVNLSITLDNYPEETRWEIRSGSTIVASGGTYGSQPDGSTISGDIVLADGCYDFIIYDSYGDGICCSYGNGSYSLTSGGTTLASGGAFGSSETTNFCVGAGARTSAGLAISEGVRPPGFSVFPNPVKDRLTIYSGKMISPDYVIMNAAGKVWQSGMLSGNKSEINVTELTSGVYFVRVSDIDNTIVYKLVKQ; the protein is encoded by the coding sequence ATGATCAAACGATTACTATTGATTGGCGCTGTTGTAGGCTGTTTTCAGTTTGCCGGCGCTCAGCAGAGAAACTGTGCTTCTGATGAAGTGCATGAACGGCTTTTAGCCACAGACCCGGATTACGCAAAGCGTCAGGCTGAAATAAATGAACTGACTGAACGCTACGCTCAAAACCCAGTCAAACGACTGTCTGGTGGGCAAATTATCATTCCTTGTATAATTCAGGTTGTATATGCCAATTCACAGGAAAACATTTCAACCGCGCAGATTCAATCTCAAATTGACCGACTCAATAAAGATTTTAGCGCTACGAATAGTGATTACAACAATGTACCATCAATATTCACGAGTGTAAGATCAGGGGATACGGATATAAGATTTGAGATACTGGAAATACAAAGACACTCCAACAGTCGCTCGACATGGGGAACCAATGATCTGGTAAAGCAAACCTATCCGCCAATTGAACCTGATAGGATTTTGAATATGTGGGTGGCCGACATCGGTGGTGGAATTCTTGGATATGCCCAATTCCCGGGTGGTAATCCTTCAACCGACGGTGTTGTGATGTCTCCACAATATTTTGGCGATGCCTCTGTCTCCGGAGGAGGTAGTTTTTATCTTTCGGCTCCATTTGACCGTGGTAGAACTGCCACTCATGAGGTTGGACACTGGCTAAACCTAAGACACATATGGGGTGATGGCGGATGTGGAGTAGACGACTTTGTAAACGATACACCTGTAGCTGGAAATCCTAATTATGGATGCCCTGCACCCGGTACCAATAGTTGTTCCGGTGGCCAAAGCGATATGTTTATGAATTACATGGATTATGTTGATGATGCATGTATGTTTATGTTTTCTGCAGGTCAGGATACAAGAATGCAGGCTACTTTCTCTTCAGGAGGTGGCCGTGAAGGTTTCTTGCTGGATCCGGTTTATAATCCCGGAGGTGGGGGAGGTTCTTTCACATGTGAAAGCACTGTTTCTTCATTCCCTTACAGCGAAGGTTTTGAGTCAGGTCTTGGTGGATGGGTTCAGTCGACTTCTGATGACATCAATTGGACCAGAGATGCGAATGGCACACCATCAAGTAGCACCGGCCCGAGTTCGGCAAGTGAAGGTTCGTACTATCTATACGTTGAAGCTTCCAGTCCGAATTACCCAAGCAAGGTTGCTATAGTTGAAAGCCCATGTTTCGACCTATCCGGTGAAACCAGCGCTTCATTTGATTTTGACTATCATATGTATGGCTCCAATATGGGTACATTGGCTTTGGAAGCATCAACCGATGGCAACTGGAGTCAGGTTTGGTCTCTTAGCGGTAATCAGGGTAATAGCTGGGCGAGCGCAAGCGTAGATCTTTCGTCTTATTTAGGTGAAACTGTAAAATTGAGATTTAAAGGAACGACGGGTTCTTCATTCAGAGGAGACATGACCGTTGATAATTTATCACTGACAACAGCCGGTGGAGGCGGAGGCGGAGGCTTCACATGTGGAGCTACTGAAAACCCGGGATATAGCGAAGGGTTTGAAAGTGGACTCGGTAACTGGACACAGGCAAGTGGAGATGACTTTGATTGGACAAGAAGAAGTGGTGGAACACCTTCAAACAATACAGGGCCTTCCGGTGCTTATGCAGGTAGCTTTTATATGTATGTTGAATCCTCCAGTCCCAATTACTCTAATAAAGTAGCGATTTTTGAAAGCCCATGTTTTGATCTTTCGGGTACAAGCAGCGCCACTTTTTCATTTAGATATCATATGTATGGTGCTTCTACTATGGGAGGACTTGAGCTACAAGCTTCTACAGATGGCAGCAACTGGTCTAATGTATGGTCTAGAAGTGGCAACCAGGGGAATAGCTGGTTAGAAGCTAATGTAGATATTGGAGCTTATACGGGCAGTGATGTGAAATTAAGATTTGTAGGTACAACAGGTACTACCTGGCAAGGGGATATGGCAGTTGATGCTGTAAACCTTTCTTCCGGTGGTGGCGGTGGTGGCACTACCACAGTGAATCTTTCTATTACATTAGACAACTATCCTGAAGAAACAAGATGGGAAATTAGAAGCGGTTCTACAATCGTAGCTTCCGGTGGAACATATGGCTCTCAACCGGATGGATCAACAATAAGCGGAGATATTGTCCTGGCTGATGGTTGTTATGATTTTATTATCTACGATTCTTATGGCGATGGAATTTGCTGCTCTTATGGTAATGGATCATACTCGTTGACTTCCGGAGGCACAACATTAGCTTCCGGTGGAGCATTTGGTTCAAGCGAAACAACCAACTTCTGTGTTGGAGCGGGCGCAAGGACCTCGGCAGGTTTGGCCATTTCAGAAGGTGTCCGTCCACCCGGATTCTCTGTATTCCCGAATCCTGTAAAAGACAGACTAACGATCTATTCGGGAAAAATGATCTCCCCGGATTATGTTATAATGAATGCAGCAGGCAAGGTTTGGCAAAGCGGAATGCTGAGCGGAAACAAGTCTGAAATCAATGTAACAGAATTGACCTCCGGTGTTTATTTTGTACGCGTTAGCGATATTGATAACACAATTGTTTACAAGCTTGTAAAGCAATAA
- a CDS encoding GNAT family N-acetyltransferase has product MIDFQKTIRSEKVFLRPIKTDDFEKMKSLTRDPKMWYYFTADLSDEIILKQWIENAASELKEHKALPFTIIDTNNKNVIGTTRIGNISEVNKRVEIGWTWISKDYQGTGINGHVKKLLFKYLFEETDTLRIEFKTDVLNIPARKGMEKVGLVKEGVLRSHTLMTNNRRRDTLYYSILKDEWIK; this is encoded by the coding sequence ATGATTGATTTTCAAAAAACAATACGTTCCGAAAAAGTCTTTTTGAGACCAATAAAAACTGACGACTTTGAAAAAATGAAAAGTTTGACAAGGGACCCAAAAATGTGGTATTACTTTACGGCTGACTTGTCAGACGAAATAATCTTAAAGCAATGGATTGAAAATGCCGCATCTGAACTCAAAGAACATAAAGCATTACCTTTTACAATTATAGATACTAATAATAAGAATGTTATTGGGACGACAAGAATTGGTAATATCTCAGAGGTAAATAAACGCGTGGAAATTGGATGGACTTGGATTTCAAAAGATTATCAAGGCACCGGAATTAATGGGCATGTAAAAAAACTACTTTTTAAGTATCTATTTGAAGAAACGGATACTTTAAGAATTGAATTTAAGACAGACGTTTTGAATATCCCTGCCAGAAAAGGAATGGAAAAGGTTGGGCTTGTAAAGGAAGGAGTTTTAAGAAGTCATACTTTAATGACTAATAATCGAAGACGAGACACATTATATTATAGCATATTGAAAGATGAATGGATTAAATAA
- a CDS encoding beta-lactamase family protein yields MRVFLLLFLLIISFSGNSQNLISNENSLEIDSYIEYIIQEQKIPGLALAITYKGKVLKKKNYGLASLEYNVPVTDSSSFWLASVSKHFTATTIMQLYENGILDLDDRIHKHLPDAPKNWDGITIRHLMSHTSGLPSSSNSSYLANRSAMGTYSADQIYNNAKKDTLLFKPGEDFLYSDEGTYLLGYITHKISGLTFNDYMQDKIFNPSKMKSAYLMNHFKVHPNQVTGYSLNSGEIIPDRNSYRLIDTELNAAGGIYATIDDMINWEYAMSNNMLLTQKSKDLMWSSFKLKNGYLTYYGFCWNTQIINDNRIIYHPGVAGTEYLRFVDDGISIIVLTNQAKYERAISQKIAEIIGISTSINEKDVKTQSVISTKPVKKELKMLIGEYSFLPNENYYLEDSFIMEILLKENELWIEYPAKKKYRKSYKLAKLENQRWLQLSWGPVFVEFTFEFLNNENEIGFKVYENYGLGFDVYVGDLKKIN; encoded by the coding sequence ATGAGAGTTTTTCTGCTTTTATTTTTGCTGATTATCTCTTTTTCTGGAAATTCTCAAAACTTAATTTCTAATGAAAATTCATTGGAGATTGACAGCTATATAGAATACATAATTCAAGAGCAAAAAATACCTGGTTTAGCTCTAGCAATCACTTATAAAGGAAAAGTCTTAAAAAAGAAAAATTATGGATTGGCAAGTTTAGAATATAATGTTCCAGTCACAGATTCATCTTCTTTTTGGTTAGCATCTGTTTCAAAACATTTTACGGCCACTACGATTATGCAGCTTTATGAAAATGGAATTTTAGATTTAGATGATAGAATTCATAAACATCTGCCGGATGCACCAAAAAATTGGGATGGAATTACCATAAGACACTTAATGTCACACACTTCAGGTCTTCCATCATCAAGTAATTCTTCTTATTTAGCTAATAGATCTGCAATGGGTACTTATAGCGCTGATCAAATCTACAATAATGCCAAAAAAGACACATTGCTTTTTAAACCCGGAGAAGACTTTCTCTATAGTGACGAAGGCACATATTTGTTAGGCTATATCACTCACAAAATAAGTGGATTGACATTCAATGATTATATGCAAGATAAGATTTTCAATCCATCGAAAATGAAATCCGCTTACTTGATGAATCATTTTAAAGTTCATCCCAATCAAGTGACTGGATATTCATTGAACAGTGGGGAAATTATTCCGGATAGAAATTCTTACCGCTTAATAGATACGGAACTTAATGCAGCTGGAGGAATTTATGCTACAATTGATGATATGATAAATTGGGAATATGCGATGAGTAACAATATGTTACTTACTCAAAAAAGCAAAGATTTGATGTGGAGTTCATTTAAATTAAAAAATGGGTATTTAACTTACTATGGATTTTGCTGGAACACCCAAATTATCAATGACAATAGAATAATCTATCATCCCGGTGTAGCAGGTACCGAATATTTGAGGTTTGTGGATGACGGGATTAGCATTATAGTACTGACAAACCAAGCGAAATATGAAAGAGCAATATCCCAAAAAATTGCAGAGATAATTGGTATTTCAACTAGTATCAATGAAAAAGATGTAAAAACGCAATCTGTAATCTCAACAAAACCAGTTAAAAAAGAATTGAAAATGCTTATTGGTGAATACAGTTTTTTACCAAATGAAAACTATTATCTGGAAGATTCTTTTATAATGGAGATCTTACTAAAAGAAAATGAGCTTTGGATTGAGTATCCAGCCAAAAAAAAATACCGTAAAAGCTATAAGCTGGCTAAATTAGAAAATCAAAGATGGTTGCAATTGTCATGGGGTCCCGTTTTTGTCGAATTCACTTTTGAATTTTTGAACAATGAAAATGAAATTGGATTTAAGGTTTATGAAAATTACGGTTTAGGATTTGATGTTTACGTGGGAGACTTGAAAAAAATCAACTGA
- a CDS encoding alpha/beta fold hydrolase, with the protein MNKILTCIILLTFSISYAQHRVIDTLVDVGGYNMHFNLIKGTGTPILFESGAGNDGKVWEEIAQHVYDITGTTVIYYDRSGFGKSELNPKNKIEEEFGIVNGLLELETSLKKLKYFNNLILVSHSYGGFYTTLFSARNPSKVLYNIRVDANLAQQYTEDILVKTEQDNFVHEMKNENLGMYYMGINFANTVRLMWKTEYPRSIPAIDIISPIQRHHTDDEWNLLIKTHEDFVKEAPNRIGIVAYGSGHYIYKDNPGLVINAIVKAYVYTLCDDSTKLKILNKSVDKSIELFIEGKQNKKE; encoded by the coding sequence TGACTTTTTCAATTTCTTATGCTCAACATAGAGTAATTGACACCTTGGTCGATGTAGGTGGGTATAACATGCACTTCAATCTTATAAAAGGAACAGGAACCCCCATTCTTTTTGAATCAGGCGCAGGCAATGATGGCAAGGTTTGGGAGGAAATTGCTCAACATGTATATGATATTACTGGAACAACAGTAATTTATTATGATAGATCTGGTTTTGGAAAAAGTGAGTTAAATCCCAAAAACAAGATTGAGGAAGAATTCGGAATTGTAAACGGACTTCTCGAATTAGAAACCAGTTTGAAAAAATTAAAATATTTCAATAACCTGATCCTTGTTTCTCATTCATACGGTGGGTTTTATACAACATTGTTTTCGGCCAGAAATCCAAGCAAGGTACTCTATAATATAAGAGTAGATGCCAACCTAGCCCAGCAATACACTGAGGATATCCTGGTCAAAACCGAACAGGATAATTTTGTCCATGAAATGAAAAACGAGAATTTAGGCATGTATTACATGGGAATAAATTTTGCAAATACCGTAAGGTTAATGTGGAAAACAGAATATCCCCGTTCAATTCCAGCAATAGATATAATTTCTCCCATTCAAAGACATCACACTGATGATGAATGGAATTTACTTATAAAAACGCATGAAGATTTTGTAAAGGAGGCTCCTAATCGTATTGGAATAGTTGCCTATGGTAGCGGCCATTACATTTATAAAGATAATCCCGGTCTTGTGATTAATGCTATTGTGAAAGCCTACGTGTATACTTTGTGTGATGATAGTACAAAATTGAAAATACTGAATAAGTCTGTTGACAAATCAATAGAACTATTTATCGAAGGAAAACAGAATAAAAAGGAATAA